The genomic segment GCAAGTACTACATATGTAATGGATGAACAAAGTCAAGTATAGAGTTCCAAAAGTATGTGTTGAATGTAATTTGTCTACTTAATGTAAGAAACGTATTAGTGTATCAAATGAACTCAAGAATGTACTATCGTGAATTAGATTTTTGAGTAATGATCCTTTGTATTTCTTAGTTTCTGAGTTGAATGGGTTTTGTTGTTTCCTTTTTTCCCTTTGTAATTAACTGCTGAATATTGGTAGTCTTTTCCCTTTGTTCAATATTGTATGAATTAATGTTCAATGGATGCATGTTCAATATGTATGAATATTGTATGAATTAACTGCTGAACTCAAGATGtatgaatattgaacaaaatGGATGCATGTTCAAGTATCAGTGTTCATACATTCAAGACTGAACTGATTTCATACATCAGTGTTCAAGTAATGACAATGAATCAAGTAGTGGAGCAGCAAGTTGCATTGTCTTGAACAAAATACCAGCAATTGCAGCAATTCCAACAAGTGTTTTAGTGTTTTAGTGCAGCAATTCAAGTGTTTAAGTGCAGCAAATCAATTCAATGTTCATCAGTATAATGCATCAATTCAATGTTCATCAGTATAATGCATCAATGTTCATCAGTATAATGTTCATCAGTATAATGCATCAATTCAATTCAATGTTCATCAGTATAATGCATCAATATAATGTTCATCAGTATAATGCATCAATTCAATGTTCATCAGTATAATGCATCAATGTTCATCAGTATAATGTTCATCAGTATAATGCATCAATTCAATTCAATGTTCATCAGTATAATGCATCAATATAATGTTCATCAGTATAATGCATCAATTCAATGTTCATCAGTATAATGCAATACCAGCTCATATAATGCATCAATTGCTGTGTGCATCAGTATTCAAGATACCAGCTAACATACCACCAAACCAAAGCAAATGATCATCAATCTTTAACAGCTAACATACCAGCTCATACACACCAGCAAACACAATACCATTAACACCAGCAAACACAATACCATTGAACACAATACCAGCAAACATACCACCAAAACAAGAGCCacaaattcatgaacaacaCAACCATCATGATACACAGCATACAAACCATTAACAGCTAACATACCAGCTCTAcacaccaaacaaaacagaCACAGTACCTGCAAAGAAAAGTAGTGGAAAAGATAAATCCTTGATTCATTGATTCAACATTCTCATGTTACAAATACAATTCCTAGAACATTGTTACAATTGTTGTGATTAAGGtcctaaaattcaaatactaatcTTGATAAGTACAACAAACACTAacaaaaaacaaacgaaaaaccCTAACGCAAAGCTTGCACACTGATTCAACgatttcttcttaatccttgATATATCTGAAATTGCtagttccttttcatgttccaagcaacaaacccttGAAGTCAAGATCTTGATTTCCATTGCCAATTGTCGCTTCTCCTCCAAAAGCTTGTTCGTcacttctctttgccaaacagcCATTTCAGGTTGATCAACCCATTCaaactttttgcatcccctccaatttgtatcaggatcataaaaaacgcaactcttaaaccttcttccgggattttccttggtccaagAAACCCTtcttgcaaagggaactccacaaCGACAATTCTCAGATCTCGAATTTTCGctacaagaagaagaagacattccaaattaattccaaaaaaaaattggcTTGCTTCACTGAATTAATTATTCCAATTGCTGATACAAGAAAGAAGGGAGAaacgaagatgaagaagaaggagtTTGGGTTTTCGaagacttagggtttgaagaaaTCAGTGAAGAAGAAGGGTTATAAGCCTCAAAATatcacgtgcaagtcacgtgatggtcaaccgtTTAAATAAACGGTCAATCCCTTAAAAAACGTTAAGTGGTAGTCTTTCgcaaaaaaaactattataaaaggtagttttttgtaaaaaaaattataaaaggtagttttttgcaaagtagtgtatagaaaaggtagttttaagtaattttctcttttttttctgaTGAAGTATTAAAATTTCCACAAAATGGGAAAAGTTTAACTTTGCATTAAATGCCCTATTGCTCACCCTATAAGGGATCACCTTGTTAGTACATATAGCTGACTCTACGCGTAAAACTTAGTAAAAGATGTTGGACCACATGAATGCTCGACGCTACACACAAaggttaaagaaggcattctttaagaattttagggtttttggctACTCTAAGCCAATCATGAGATATAAATACCATAATACTCAACACGTCCAAGGTACCTGTAACTAACTAGTACTAGTACTTAATTATTGCTCTCAATCATTTGAAAAAAAGGGATTTATTTTCTTAGTATTTACTCTTGTAATAGATAACATTAATTACGGCCTAGTCCaaacaagaaaaattaaaaaaaattaaaaaattaaaaacttttgTTAAGTTTCTCTAATTTAAGGCCAAATTGCACTTGGGACTGCGCCTTCTAGATATTCTTTTTGTATACTAACTAAACTGTAGCGTCAGAGCAAGCCCACACAGATAACTTACCAGCCCGTCCAATGGTTGTTACTTATGTGGACTTGATTATCATATAGGTCTTACCGCAAGAAGAGTTAGATAGCCTAGATAAGCCTCTCAGACCAACAAACTTCCTCTGAAAAATATAAGCACTAACCAAACTCAATGCTTATTAAATGTTTTCGGTTTCTGAAaggaataataattttttataaaagaatCTCTATAGTTGTATCGATGTTTATAGTTCTTCCAAAGAactatttgttttgcatggaaaAGTACTCGATTGGCTAACTTATTTGCAACTCCTTTTATCTCTCTAAGaatatactctctcctattcagcttatgtgtcccattttcttttatggtcaagttacgttaattgtcccatttctatttttggtatgagtttttgacttttatgtccTTAGTATCTTTatcctattttaaattataccctccattacccatactaattttcctcccttttaattaatcaacataTCTAAAACCTAATTAACATACCTATCCATTCAACATTCCTTCCCTTTTTAACCTTAAAACCCTACCCATCCCCATTCCCCTTGCTGTTTTAGTATTCTACCCTTTAAGAACCCTAATTCTGGGTTGATGCTTCACCATCTTCCTTATTTTCGTTCGTGTTCTTCTCTGATAACCCTAAATCTAGGTTGATGCTTCACCatcttctttaatttctttcatGTTCTTCTCATGGCAAACTCTAGTTCCCCTTTTAAATCCCCCCCTGAAGAACCCTCAACTGCCATAAACTTCACCCCTGAAGAACCCTAACTCGACAATCAACTCACCcatgaaaaaccctaactcgCCTACTTCTTTACTTCTAATAATCCCCAAATTCCCTTACAAATCGCCTTCTAAGATTGAGTTTAAGGGGTTCGATGATGGAAATCCTAGATCTGGACAGAAATCATTTAAGGAAGAGTCTTTTGTTTACTATGATGACTCAACTTCTATTGAGACTGATCCTAAGTGGGGAAGAGAACTTGACTCTGaaggtgaacccatttacacacctgagcctgatatgtatcctgatcgtgaatattcttcCATTAATGTTGTTTTTTCGAATActgattgtgaagaagaagattggcttgataagcttggtcctttctcaagtgagtttCTATTCGTGTTGGtgcatgttgattttgactgatgattatttttaatttaaatgtttttgtaTACATTTTATTTCATTGCTCTGTGATCTGTAAGTGAGAGCAATTTTTAGCCACCATAAATCGAAGAAACAgggtttggattgttttccaaCGTTTTAAGCACAAAGATGTTCGATTTTCCACTCAATgattccaaaaaaataaataagtttacCTAAGAGTactaaaacaaccaattttttcattaatgaatatttgaatacaaatgtttcattgaaaaaaacattaattttttgttatttgcaTCTAAAAGATCCTATGTTAAAGATCCCAAAAATACGTCCAAAGTCAAAaggaatttgaaacatattgttGTGTTGGTTAACGTTGTGTTGGCTGCTATTCTGTATTGTTGTTGCTTTACTGTGTGTCCCAAAAATATGTGTAGGTTGCTGTTTTGTTGTTCATATGTTGGTTTCTGTTACTCCTGTTGAAATAATGAAGCTATGTAGTTGTTCATTTGCTTTGTTGCTCCTAAAAATAATGAAGCTATGGTTGAAATTGGTTGTTGCTGTTTTCTGATAATTCTACATTCTAATGTCAACATTGCCATTGACTTGCATAGTCCCTTGATCAATCCCCCTGCATAGCCAATCAGTTGCACAAGCTGATTCATTTTATCTGTACttagctttgtgaataaatgttgAAGTGAATCAACAACCAGTTGTTTTTCAATACTTAGGTAATCTGGTAAAGTCCCTTCCCTTGCtgcctttgttttgttcatgtgaggaaTGTGAGAGTCAAATCCCCCTTGTCTTTTCATGACCTCTATCATACAAGCTTGTAAAGTGATGAATACAAACCTTAAACATTGTGGACTTAGATTCTGAAATGCATTATTCACAGCCATAACTAATTGTGTTACATTGTAAGCAGCTCTTTGATATTGCAAAGCTTCAATTGATCTAAAAAAAACCTAGATCTAGTACATTCATGTCAGAGGAATTTGGAGGTTATTgcactaattatatataaaatccaTCTTTCATAGCCTCCTCCAAAAATTCTCTGTCATTATGTGCTATATATGGTTtcgcattatcttgttgaatataAATGTGCCTTAACAAACCTTGAGGCCATTTTGCTCTTATAGTTGGTAACACATTAGTTATAAGCATTGCTCTAATGTGCTCTTTCGTTATTGACTATATTGGCTTTGTTTTCAATTCTCCCCTCTTCCTGTTCTTCGAGGTTCTTTTTGCTGGCTCCTGTGTAATAAATGGTGATATTCCTATCTTACCATCAAAAAAGACATCACCATTAATTGTAAATATTGGCTTTGCGACAACACACATGAACATGATTTTGGGAATGAACCTTTTAGATTGACACTCTTTCTACTTCACCCGGAGCTAGGTAATAAGTTTGTGTCTCTCGGGTTAAATAGAAatgtttttcatctatgtgagCAATGTTAGTATATGGCTTAAACTTGAAtgcatcattttgttcatcatattCACATTTAGATAATGCAAAGCTTAACCTATGTAActtgttgttttcattcaaagtcgGTTTGATTACGTTTGTGTGCTTTCTTATGACTTTGTTCTTCTTCCACCTACACACCGTTGTTTGTGACACCTCCATCTGCTTTGGTACTGAATGGTGAGTACACTTGAGTTCATATTTAATGGCCTCGAACTTTTCTTCAtcgaatttgattttttttactgcTTCTCTGCCCACTCTCTTGCTGTTGAGGTTAAACAATGTGTTGTTATTCGTGATCTGCTTCTTCACTTCATTCCACAAACGTGTGATTGTTTTCCAACACACTTGAAACTCAGTCGCAAGTGCATTGATTGTGCCTAGCACTAGTTTGCCCTTCTTATTTAATACAGACAACAGCTTCTGCATTATTTGTGTTCTTTGTTGAgtactttaatttttttgaaggaGCCATTTTTTTAGATGGATGTGTAATAAATGACTTTTGTTTGGTCTATTTATTGTTTCTGTTTTTTCCTGTAATGattgattatttttgttgtattaAACTTCATTTTTGGCGCCTAATACCCATTTATGGATATTTATGCCACTCCCATTTTCATTTTGCTGTGTGCtttgatatttttgttgaatAAATGGCGCCAGACATCAATTTGGTTTTCTTGCGTTGGCGGCTGTTTCTTATTTCCTTACTTTTGGACATTTTAATTTGGGCTTTGAAATAAATTTGGGTAATGTGatgaattttttcaatttgaaaatttggttgtttacaATTTGGTggctatttaagaaattattaatgcataatttttggtaatttggaaaatctgaagtcaatgatcGCAAAAAAATCTGCACTCACATGATCAGTAACGACTGCAACTACACCGAAGCTGTTGAAAAGTTGAGAAGGCTATATGAGATACCGTAActgatgtatttaattttctttagtacgcttgagaaatttatgtaatttccagaaattattgtaaatgtaggacttaattatgtaattttggACTTAATTAGACAATCAATGTAATTTTGGCCTTGTACTGTAAAGAAAGTTCAGACTTTTGGTGccaaaatatcaacttttaaattGGGCTAGAAAAATggttgaaattaaagaaaatcattaattccttaattcttacattaaaaaccaataataccactctctttcctacccgtAGGGTTCCcattttgactctccttaaaattcgtgaaaagtcaaatgaaaccCCTAAGCTatataggagggagtattatttaactCAAAAGCCCACACATATTCAAGTCAAATGGTACTTTCTTCAAGGGACAGAAAGAATAATTATTAAGCTCGTTTATTAGAGATCGAAGTGAATAAAAAGCCAAATACTAATGAAATGTGTCTTTGacaaatgacttttttttttataggttttgaatgtttttttttttttggtaaaaagaaaattttattacCAAGAAATACAGTTGTTTaaaagtgacccgactcgaaaatccgatccgaaaccgaaagtaaaccgacccaaAAACGTGTTCCtattttaggtttatcgaactgaCATTACGCAACCCGAAGctatacccgaaccggttgacaactgaaaatggaaaaattgaacccgagttgtaaccgatttttctaaccgacacataaccgttaacagagattacccgaacctaataatgaccgacctaagtcatatccgacccgaatcatgctcgaaaccgaactcgattcggctaaaaccgacttaactcgaacgaagtttagatcgaaatGCTGTAAACTTGAACCAATTTTACATAGAattatgatcgactcatatatTCCATCATCTtgttagttattctaataaagtgataaatattttaataaaataaattttataaatacatggtttcatatatttaaagttaataatcaatgatcaatatttatttaactacttttaatcgaattagatgaaaattaataaaactttataattataatttccggtcaaacaagtaacagtaacaatgtaataatgatcactaattgatttgcattttcactattttgctttaagtaaaggaaatttatcatcaattaaaaaatgagtaACAAtttaatctgatactgactcgattaatagtaattattaattagcaatTCGTAGCCgcattctacttgaaaaatacccgaacccgatctgtacccggtaaaaccgatgcaattattaaccgatgacaccCGAGACTGATTGAAACTCGAcatgaacttcaaccgacaccgaactaaTGCTAACctgatagctcgaataaccgatcttcaaccgaaccgtgactaaccgacccgattCGAGTGTGATCCGTCGCAACACGCATCTGAAATATAACCAATCCGAAATACAtccgaatcgaatgacacccgatcacccgaatgaacacctctataaaGAACCAAACAAATGCAAACTCACAAACCATCtagaacttttatttttttaaaagaaaataaattaaaataaaatgttaaaaaaatatattaaaaaaatattgataaaaaattctggctttttttattattcaaaatttttgatataaatttcaaaaattttctctaattttacattaattttcagtttatttttttgatgaattatctactatagcaagtcatcggATTATCTAAGTTTACTCTAAGCAAATACTCTcttaagttgaaattattcatagttaatcaataggtcaGGTTATTATAAGAAAGTCATAAAAAGATTGGaatattctaagtaatttttccaataaaatactctctccaattcactagtaatattctATTTGCTTTTTAGACACTATTCATcgcttactcttaatttgtactttattattaatatataagttaaaacatagtaaagtggaatcttgtttaattcatctCAATAATGGAAGaattattcatattaacttttcataatttttaattacacacaattagagatattaagaattcaTTAAATATATTGAATAGAGGGTATAAAGCAAATTGGAGGGTGCATGTGTTTtacaaatgattttttttttttttgtaggttttgaattttgtttgttaatttcatCACTAAAGCTCATTTAAAAGGCATTTACAAAATATCTTTTTTACAATTTAAGCAATCAAAAGACATTTGCAAaacaaggtagctataataaattttatttttatttacatagGCAACTTAACACTCATTAAGTGGAAAATAATCTCCGACAGCAGCTACTAagcatacataatacattgatCTAATGAGTAATCATACGCACAACTTCAGCAGCATACATTGCACACACACTTAACAATTTCATAAAAGCGTTTAGAATAGAATAGACATCCTGCAACAAGGGCAGTGAGCATTGTTGTGAAGCCAAGGCACCAAACATGTTGAATGAAATCTATGAGCGCATGGCAGATTCAACAAATTGTCACCCACCTTAAATTCATCCAAGCAAACTGCACATTCTTCTTGTTCTCCTGATTTCCATCTTAATTTTGCCCACCCTATTAACCTCTTTGTTCCTCTATTCTTCTTTGATCTAAACACTTCTGTCTTTAACTGCTGATTGTTTACTTCCTCCCTTGATCTTCCATTTATTCTCCTTTCCATtgaatcatcattattattccTTTGCATAAATGATTTTGTTTGTGCTCTCAACTTTTCATCAAGTCTTTCCTTAGCTTCTCTAGCTACTTGTCCAAGCTTCTCATCATCTTGATATTTTCTCATCCTATGCTGGTGCTACAccaccaacatcaacatttatCATCATTATCACTATTGTACAACTGCAATTctcatttttaattgtaaatctGAGGACGACAAGTTTGTAAAAGTCATATAAACTTACCCCTTCAAAAATTATAGTGGATTTAACGCACAATTTAAGTTTGAATTTCTTAGCTTGTCGGAtactaaatttaaattaatttcaaatttgcaaATGAAACGTCATTTCCAGACATAGCAATTTTATTCCAAATAGTTTCAAATTTAGGTGTAAAATCCCCAGATCTAGGATACTGAATAAGTTTCCAATTAGATTTAgcataaataaattaagatttTGACAAGACAAGATGCAATAGACCTATATTGATTAGCAAATGGTAATTAGATCataagattaagaatga from the Amaranthus tricolor cultivar Red isolate AtriRed21 chromosome 12, ASM2621246v1, whole genome shotgun sequence genome contains:
- the LOC130797179 gene encoding probable E3 ubiquitin-protein ligase RHY1A gives rise to the protein MAGMLPGVEAARRRRVHQSNGCSSLGIGSSPSTSSRRSSFSLFSPKSSTSSLHQHRMRKYQDDEKLGQVAREAKERLDEKLRAQTKSFMQRNNNDDSMERRINGRSREEVNNQQLKTEVFRSKKNRGTKRLIGWAKLRWKSGEQEECAVCLDEFKVGDNLLNLPCAHRFHSTCLVPWLHNNAHCPCCRMSILF